The stretch of DNA acaaaaagacaaCTTAATGTTAATAAAGCATCGAATACTTACTCAGGAAATTGCTTTAGTGTCTTGATGAAGACTATGCTCAAGTATTGGCAAaacttttaagaaaatgttttgaagGGGAGAACTTGTTAGAGAAAATACCCCATTAGGCAGTAACTAAGTTCCTTGCCTCCAAGTAAGTGCATCTTTGCCGAAGGAGGACGATACAAGAGTCATAGGAAGGTTTCAACCTGCTCAAAACGTTTATTGTTATTACTGAATCAATTTGGTACTTGAATTCAGAAAGGCAGCAAATTAGAATTTTGACAAAATACAAGAATGGCAGCTTCACAAAGGTCCACCAGCACCTATAAAGATAGGCAATGCATCACTTGCTATACTCAGAGCTAACCCCCAGAAACATGACAAAAGTACGGACAGATGGCATTGGAGGCCAAGGTCAACAATGAGGTCATCATAAACTTCAAGTCAATTGTATGGGACAAGATATATTTACTTCAATTGCATCTCCTTATCAGATCACACATTTCCCACAGCTTACTTCCAAGTTGATATTTAATTTGATGCACAACCTTTGTTTTCAAAAGTTCATTAATGTTTTATGCTGCAAGTTTAGTTTTAGCTCTGGATTTCAGCATTAAGGCAACAAGAAGACAGAACTAATTCATTACAACTGTTCTGAACTTCATCTAGCCAAAATCATTTAGTGTAGTAATACTAGCTTGCCCCCTGTGGTACCGAAGAACTAATTGCGTCTCATAGCatgacaaaaaaggaaaattcaaacATGGTAccaatttaaagaaaacatactttcagttttcattaaaaacaaacaaacaaaaaaccccagaccTAAACATCTTGGGATTCCTGGAAATCAGAACCAACCAAACTTACTTTTTTATAGAAGCAACTCACCTCTATCTGGAAATGTGCCTTCCACTCTTATTACAAGTAAAATCTCagctggaaaattacagaaatgttttttcctgtctcttcatTTGCTATGTATGACAGCATTTTGTCTGAAGCCAGTTTCTGCTGTTTGCCAATGGTTTTGTCCATAGCCTCTTCCCCAGGGGGTTTCACACAAGAGGGGAGActcttttacaaaaaaatatatgaaattagCAGGCATTTGGAGGGGCGAGGAGATGTAATATCTGAAATATCTGAGTTTTGAGAAAACTCAAGATGTGTTACAAATTCCATTACGCTTCTACAAAACCCTTACACACAGGAGTATCTGGAAGACATGAAGTCTAGAAGTCAAATACTTGGTTTCAAACAGTgcattaccattaaaaaaaaatatcaatttaaaggttaaaaaacaaacaaacaaaaaaccccaaaccccaacccctgGAACACCTGAATTCCTTCTATGTGCCCAGGGCCAGATTCAGCAAAATATCACACTTGCCCAGCATGTACTGACTTACCTGAGAAATGAAGGTATGCAGTAGCAGTTTGTAGAAGGTATCAAGAGCCTTGCAGAattaaatcaaattttaaaaggtaagaaaaatgaaagccaAGGGAACTTTTGTACATATTGTCATCGTTACTGCTACAGTCACGTAGTTCTTTTGGGAACCACAGTGAGGAGAGAACCCTCGCTTTCAGCTGACAACCCTGTTGCACATGCACTACACACTCTCAAGATCAAGATCTAAATTATTCTTCAGTGTAAACAATGACTTGCCGCTAAGGAAGAATACACCTCTGCTGCACTTCCCAATAACTTACACTACTCGCTTCCCCAAAATGATCCCTAGTCAGAAGTAACTAGGAAAGACTACTAATCTACCACGTTTGGTTTTTGTTTAAGAATATCATTGTTTTAGGTCCCATTTAATTTTCCAGATTAGACTTTCTTCTACATTTATTATTCCATTCCTTATGGATCAAAAACAGGCTGTTATAAACgactaaaaaaaaccctaaacaaatAAATACAGCATCTGCGACCTGCAAAACAGCCTTAATTTGAAATAGAGAAGGCTACCTGCCGCTTTCAAACCTGCAACTAGTTTTAGAAGTGAAAAGATCACAAGGGCTGCCACCCGCATTTTAAAGcactatttttaaaggaattacTTTTTCACATGCAGTAGCTTCTACCATAATCAGCATACGTTTTacagtgagttttttttttttttttttttaaggacacaCTGGACAGAAATTTCTCCACTTTAGAACACTTTCACCGCCAACCCGAAAGCGAAACTGGTTTCGCGAGTTCATTGCTCGCGCTCAGAACAAAGTCAAAACATCAACAAGCGTAAAAAGGATATTGACGGGGCAACTGGCGGCAAAGAGCCCGCAGCTTTTGAAGTGCCAGGACTAAAGAATATCCTGAAGCCCTTAAAACGAGCGCGACGGGCTGGCTAAGTCCTCGAGGGTTGAAGCGCAAGGGGAAGTTACTGAGAGGAGCGACAGCCCCCCGCGGGGACGCGCACGGAGCGGGTCCGCGGCGCTCGCTACGCGACAAACTGAAACTTTTTGTCGCTGGCCGCCGGCAGGGACACGAGGAGAAGGGgaagccccgggggggggggggcgccgccggaCCACAACAAagcgggagccgccggccgcccgccTCCACGTGCCGCGGATGACAGGGCTGCGCCGGCGGCGGCTCCTGCCGGGCCCCCCGCGAACTCGGGGCGACGGCGCCGCGCCCGCAGCGAGCCCCGCCGGGCGGccgctgcctgcccctgccccgacccccccccccgccctcccggcgctgcccgcccccgcgggggctcggcgctgctctcctcccacacaggtgccgcggccggccccgccgcgcagccccctccccggacgcggcaaggaggaagaagagagggagggggtcgctcagccccccccccccggcccggcccggcccgcgccgccccccccctcaGCGCCTCGCCACAGCGCTGCCCCCCGCCtcagccccccgcggcggcggcggccgcaggaCTCACCAGGTCCTTTGTGTTTTCCATCAGGCCctcatgggcaggaggtgcccgccgcctctgccccctcccctcggctcggCCCCCTCCGCCTGCCGCCTCCCCCTGCGAGGGGCCGGGCCCAGCGGGGGCAGGAGGCGGCCTGCAAAGTTCAGCCTCTCACTCAGCCGGAGAAAGAAATTCAACTCCCTGCTCCGGAATATCAACAACATTAGCATAACCGCACTGCGCACGCGCGGCGCCCGGCCCACCGCGTGCTCTCATTGGGCTCCCAGCTGTTTGGGGCTCCCTCGCTCGCCGTACCCCCCCTGGGCGAAACCACTCCGCAAAGGGGGGGATCACCGCCGCACCGGAACCCGAAGGCTAAAAGCGGCCCGGAGGGGGCTTGCTTTACCTTCTCGCGGATGATGAGACACGGGAGGTTGTCGCCGGGCTGCCGCTGGGGAGCGGTTATTGTCATACGAGGCATGGGACCCCTCTATGGGTGCGATGGAGCGACCTGGCCTCGGACCTCATCACGTGAAAGacgcgggggggggagaggagcaggaggaagggaaggcaaagAAAGGAGGTCACGTGACAGCGCCTTGAGTGCGGGGCAAGCGGGCCGGGTCACGCGGgcggaggaggagcagcagcgaGAGCCTATCACgtgagggaggggcggggcgaggcgaggcagAGGCTATATAAGCGGGTCACGTGGGCGGTGCGCACGCGTTCCGGTTCCGGCTCGCGCAGCCCTGTGAGGAGCGatggggcgcgcggcggcggcggctcgcgcgggggggcagcggcggccgaaggtggcggcggcggcggcgaagaagaagaagaagaaaaagaagatggcGAAGCAGCTACAGCCGCTCGCGGAGGCGGCGACGCAAGAGGCGGAGGAGGCGGCGCGCCGCGGGCGGCACTTGCGGGCGCTCTGCGGGGCgtcgggcgcggagcgggcgctgGAGGAGCTGGTGTTCGGCGACAGCCTCGTGGCGGAGGAGGGCGAGTTGCTGCAGCGCCTGGCCGGGCCCCCGCCGGTACGGCACGGCCCGCCctgcgcggcgggagcggcgcctTCTCTCGCCGTCCTTATCCTCCCTCTTTCCCGCCGCCCCGCGGAAAAACCTTGCAGCCTGCTCCGGCTGGGTTAAAATGGCCTGTTTGGTTGTTTTCAGCTTCGTGCTACCGAGAGGGGAAACCTTCTGAGAGACTCCAGCGATTCGGAGGTGGAGAATGAAGCGAAGGATAACTTCTTGCCGTCTAAGAAACCAGCCTGGGTGGATGATGAGGATGAAGCTGAGGAAAAGTAAGCTAGAATTTGTAGGTAGGAAGTAAAGATGATGCTTTAAAGAACTGGCATAAGTGACTTCAGTTTAAATGATCTCCCTATTCCTTATGTTTTTTCCTAGGATTGATATGACCCACAGGTATAAGAAAGATATGATGAAAAGTGATGCTGAGAAGACACTTAGtaagaaacaatttaaaaaaagacttcaagAAGAGTGAGTTTCATTAACACTTCTGTAGCTACTTTTGTTAAGATATGATATTTGCGTGTGATATTCAAAATGCCTTTTCTCTTTGCTGAATTTATGTGGACAATTTAAAGTTATTGTTTCTCGCAATATTTGCTGTGTTTAAATCCAAGCAAATATTAAGAATAGCAAATAAAGCTTGTGAATAAACTTTTCCATGGACTAATTTATTTAGTACTTGTTTTAGTAGAGATGTATGAACTTATTTGTTTTCTAGGGAGCTCTATCAGAAAAATTCTTAAGTAGGATGATGGAAGATAGTAATTTAGACTAGGTGATTGGTTTCTACTTAGTAAGGTATGTGAGAAAGAATGGTCTGAAATATGAATATAGATAGCAGAGCACTACTTTAGATGCGTTTGGCTGTCTTGGTATTAGCGCATATAACTCCGAAGAACAGTGCTTTCATGTTTAGCATCAATTGTGCTTTAGTTTCATGTTCTATGAGTCCACAAAATACACTAATAACACTACAAGTGAAATTGTGAGGGGGGGAAAACTTGCACTGTGGTTTAAGTGTACGTAATCTTGCAGAATTGAGACTGACTGTCATGTAAGTATGTTACCCATAGAAGGAAATCATTTTCTCAAAGGCCTTCCCCCATCTCCTGTTTTGTCTTGCTAGATTTCAGCGAGCTATGGGAGGAGTTCCTGCCTGGGCTGACAGAGAAAATAGGAAGAAATCCAGAAGGACTGCAAGTGATAGTAAAGAAACTCATTATGAAGTTATGATTTTAGTATGCTTTTGTCTGCTTGGCTATTCAGTTCTTTATAAAACAATTAATGGTGTTTTTCCAGTGTGAATAAGGTGATAATATGCTGGATAAATCAGCTTTATCCATTTAGTgtgcttttatttctttgattttttgcCTCTGTGGGGAATTTGTAGGTTGTGATGTGGAAATGTTTGTGAAATCAACCTTTTCTATGTGCTTTGTTTTAATGAGGTGATAGTGATGAAGATGATGATCTGCTATGCAGGACTGGCAATTTTATATCAAACTCAGAGTCCCTGCCAAGAGGTGTTTTACAGGTAAAGGCAAGCCTACTTTTACCTTATTTTGACCCCTATACACACTTTGACCACTTTGCTGTTTGAGCAATAATGTCTCTGTTGGTGACTGTGTGGATttcttgtgtgggtttttttgttttgttttttcctataaGTTGAAGACCTAAATATTTACACTTCAGAGAAATTGGGTAGGATGTATGGAATTCTCCCACAACTCTGAGGCTACTGAAATGGTCATTGATACAGTGAGAAATGCTTACTTAATTTGACAGCCTTGAGTTTCATATACTATCTGATCTGTGTTCCAGATTTGTTGAAATTTAACTAGCTTTATATAGACTGTATTAATTTAGAAGTCAGTAGAAAAGTTAATTAGCTTGTTATATCTATGCTACTGTACTAAAGCAGCTTCCCTGACTTATTGTGTGTTCTGCTTGTCTAAGTTGTTTAAAAGGTCAGCCTAATGTGTGAGGTCTCTTCTTTTGTAGAACAAAGAGCAATTAAATTGACTACTCATCAGCATaagcaaatatgtttttttttaaactgcttggtCTGTATTATAGATGAAGAGCTGCTTGCCTGCTAATCAGGAACGCCTTGCTGGGGGAAAACTGTCAACAGTGCAGTTCCATCCTTCTGCTCAAGTTATCCTCACCGCTGGACGCGATCGATCTGTGTCGCTCTTTCAGGTGAGAAATTCTAATGTATACACTGAAAATAGCAACTGAcattgaatattttttaaaataaatatattttaagtagCTTGGGTGGGGTGGAGTTGCTgtgttttccttccccccccccccgtgatgGCATATGCATGTTTTAGGAATTGTAATGTCTTTGTGCCTAGAGTGGAATTTGCTTGGTTGAAGGCATTTTGTTGGAACAAAAtttcatcagtgacctcacaCTAACTGCTCATAGAGTATAGGCAAATTAGTTCTGTCCAGGTTTTTAGTAaagagtgtttttttgttgtttttttaattaaacatgttTGGTTTCAAGGTCTGTAGTGACTGATGTGGTTTTTCTCCaagttttttgtttaaaaaagtagtAATGTGAGGAGCAATaatacttttaaatgaaagcagagaGCTCAAAGCATTTTGGGGGTGTAGAGACTGTCCTGCAGCAGGAAGCTACTGGTCCTGGAATTCTTCTGTCCTGTTCCTCTGAAATGTAAAAGTCCGAACTCTATTCAGGGACCAGTGAAATGGTCAAAGACACAAGTCAAGCTTGACTCTTACAGGGCTGCAAGAAAGAACAATGCAAAGCAAATGGTGCTGAATAGGAAAGCATAATATAGTTGATAATTTAGTTGAACAAAACATGGGCACAGCAGGAAGGATAAGAGGTTTGCAGTATATCCAAGGAAGATGGGAGTGCCTGAGATATAGGATGAGTGAGAGCCAGGTTGTCTGTAGATTGGGAAGATAGGGAGAGATAAATGCTTCAAACTAGCTTACCTTTTACTGTTTGTCGCTTGTATTGGCTAGTCAAGATTAATTTTCTGTGTAAAGAATACTTCATATGTTCCTTAATGTAATaatccattttcttttgaagGTTGATGGTATAAAGAATCCAAAAATACAGAGCATCTATTTAGAGAGTTTTCCAATCTATAAGGCTTGTTTCAGTGCTGATGGAGAACAAGTTATAGCCACCGGTACTCACCATAAAATGTTCTATGTGTATGACATGATGGGTGGAAGTATTATTCCTGTACATCAAGTAAGAGGTATGTTTAAGTGTTAGTACTTTAAGTGTCTGGGTATAGTTGAAATTGTCCCAAATAGAGCTGGCATATAAACTAACTTTAAAAGAAAGTGCAGTAGACTTTGGTAGGGTTACTTGTCTTCAGTGATCTTTACTAGTGTGTTTAGTTTTACTTTGGGTAATTGTCACACAAGCTTAAGGTTGAGTTGTAACTTTACTGTGACAGCCTATTGCAGAAATGAAAAGTTGAAATGCGGCCAGGTCTTACTTGTATTCATCATAGGtctgaaagctgaggcaaaagaaTAAGTCATGCTAACTTGAAGTTCTGAATCCCTCTTTTTAAAGGTATGGAGGAGAAGTTTGTCAAAAATTTTGAAGTGTCTCCAGATGGATCATTTATGCTTCTTACTGGAACTTCAGGTTATCTTCACTTGCTATCAATGAAGGTAGGGTTTTTATCATGACTCACTTTGCCTCAGTTTCTTGGTACCCTTTGCTTCCTGAATCTGCTTGCTTACCTTTAATCTGAAAAGCCATCTGTTTTTTTGGTTAAAACAGATGTATGACACATACTCTGACAGCCTCAGAAAATGAGGTATTGTATTAACTGAAGCTGTAgcttcagaaaatgatttttgaGTGTCTGGAAATGTTTTGCTGACTACACAGTTCTCTTTGGGACTGGTGATGGAGCTAAGGCCAGGGTTTCATAGTTTTTTTTAAGCTATCACTGGAAGAGTCATGTCTGTCTGTTTTGTTTCAGCTGGTGCACAAACACTGCTGACAAAGAATGGCCTCAGCATGGAAACAGGTGGCTGAGGGTGGAGGAAATAGGACTGCTTTTTTTGGGAATTATGGTGGTGTATGTAGGTCTACCGTGTTCATGAAACATGCCAGCTCCTGTGGTTCATAAAGCATATAGAATTTTTCAGATagatttaaaatgtcatttgatAGCAGCTGGATTTGTTTCAGGTTTTCACTAGGAAAAGTATTCTTGTCAAAAAAATATTCAGTTCTGTTATGCAATAGGGATTTCCCAGTGAGGGAGCCAATGAGCCTTTACTGAACTAGCTCTAGTTGTAAAATAAATGGGGTGTACATGGATCTCCATGGTCTGTAGGTAACTTGGTCCTGAAAGAGTGTTAATGCTGTTCTTTTATTGTCAGTTTAGCAAAGATTTTTGTGGGACAGGAGTATGGAAGAAGCTTTCTTgctgatattttttctgtatgtcaCAGCACACCTGTGAACATCAAACATTCCTTGAATGCTGCATATTAAGCCATGACTTTAAGTTCTAGGCAGCCAAAAGGAGGGGGTAATGAAATGCCTTATTGTCATACTAATTTATTCAATAGCCTTCCATACAAAACACGAATCGGAATAGTATTTGAGTCCTGCCTGGTGCAGAATACAGGAAattgattttttaaatgtaaacttaaaattcatttgaaaagcattttcaaataTAACATGCTTCTGTTATCCCTAAAATGTTGGTTAACATGTTTTGAAGACCTCTTACTGGAAACTTGTTGCTAGATCTCCTTTTATAAGTAGCTCTTTGTATTCTTACAGTAGTGGAATTGTAGTGATGAAGACTGATGTATTATTGTTCATGAACTAGTTTACCTTTGAAGAATCACtgaaataaaagctttattttgctTCACCTCTTGCAAGTCTGTGCATAAAGAGGTTCTTCTTTCTGAGGATAATACAGGATTGAAGCTTAGTTCTGCTAAATTCAGTAGGAATAGAATTCTTAAATGTCTTCAGTAAGTGTGCTTCGGGAGTCAGGAACACTTCAGGCAAGAAAATGTCAGAATTGGAAGAATCTTTATTTCACTGCTGTTAATCTTTGTCCTACAGACAAAGGAACTGATCAGCACTATGAAAGTAAATGGAAGATCCACTGCATCTGCTTTCACTCCAGACAGCagcaaaatatatacatattcaaGTAAGTGTTCTCGTTAATAGCACTAATTCCAGCTACACTTAAATCACAGAATTCTTTGCAAAGCAGTTGTTGTTTtacaaagtaaattaaaatattgtGCCAGTATCTGGTCTAAAAGTATAAGCAAGTGGTCAGGCATGAAGATGTATCCTATATGCTTAATATGCTTTTTGTTTAATACCCTACATTTCACATTGGTAAACAAGTTAACagttattttttctgaaatttactTTAACAAAATATGCAAATCACCGTGTTCTGTATACATGGCTTGTATGTaatcttctgcttcatttcacaACCAGAGGAAGGTGAAGTTTTCATTTGGGATGTGAAAAGCAGGAAGTGTCTACACAGATTTGAAGATGAAGGCTCTTTGGAAGGCAAGTGTATCGCTGTTTCAAGAAATAACCAGTATGTGGCATGTGGGTAAGTTACTAAATCAGGTTGAACTTCTTAATATCTCATTCTGGGGCTTTTCAGTAAACTCAGTCATGACTGTTAAGAGTGTAGGAATGTGGAGTAAATTGAGTTTTAATGAGGCTAGAGGTGAATAGGTGAAGGTTGTCTGTTTTGTGATAGCCATTTATTTTATTCCATGTTTATCTAAAATACCATAACAGATTTAATACCAGTATCACTCTTAATGTATTGCTATTGCCATGTAATGGGTTTAGCAGTTAATTTTGAAATGCAGAGTGAAATCATACAACTTGTATATTATGAATGTCAAGCTGTGTCTTGTTCCTTTCCCCTTTTCTAGTTGCCTCTTTCTTATACTCTTGATTTGGTTCCTTAATAGCATATTAGTATTCACAAGGGTGCATTGACTCAGGTGAGAAAATACTGCTTGAAAGTTTTTTCCAATTATAGTTGTCAAGAGGCAACTTAAATTGGCGTATCAAGTCTTTTAAATGAGATTAGCAACTATTTTAGAATTCAGTATGTATTTTTTAGCCtgttaaaaggatatttaagtggAATTGGGTTGCATAGagcttaaaaataacaaacaaaagaacTTTAGCTCTCAGAATCTTTGATACTAGAGTTCTTACTGCTTTGAATTCATTGTATGTTCTACTGTGGTAGTTTgcttactagaaaaaaaaaaaagcattttaatggaTGTTAACCTATGTATGGTTCCAAATTTTTGATTGTAAGAAATTGACCTACCGAGAATCTATATTGGTAAAAGTATGTGTCTTTATACAAAAAACATTTATCTTAACACGGattttctgtttgtattttacAAACTCCACTAAGTGTTTTATTGGAAGTGATGTTTTTTAGTTGAATGGTGGCTGTAGATAACAAGGTAATGTGTACTGTAAATGCTGCTACTTGATATGGTCTATGTTAATTTATCCTCTTTAGCTCAGTTTCTGGAGTCGTAAACTTGTATACTACTGATGTCTGTCTCAAAGAAAACAATCCTAAACCAGTTAAAGCCATAATGAACCTAGTTACACCTGCTACATCTGTGACCTTCAATCCCACAACAGAAATTTTGGCAGTGGCTTCCAATGAAGCTGATGAAGCTGTCAAACTGGtatgttcagcttcttcatttaGTGCAAGCTTTTTTGTATTTTGATAAAAATGTTCCCAATGACATAATGAAAGTGATAAAGCAGATGCATACACTGCAAAAAGATCAGCTAGGCCAAGCAGATCAGGACATGTGCAAATGCTGTACTGTATATCtgtaagaaaatactgttttgttttttttccttgaagttgTTAAGATAGCATCTTATCTAGTTCAactcttatttttccctttttaaaaagacctTTTTCAGTGTGGTAAATATAATGACTTAGCCTGCAACAAAGTGAATTTTCAGCACCTCTTGTGTTGTATATGTTTCTCCTAGCTCAGGATTTACTGTCAGCCTTGTCAGAATTCTGGCCAGCGTTGAAACTACTGAGTAAAACTCTAGTTCGAAGCTTATATAAACTGCTTAATGTAGTTACTCAAATGACTTAAAATGACTGGCACCACAGTGTGTTCCCTGCACTTTCTTCCTCCTTGTTTCTCTAGTACAGCTCTATCTAGAATGGGGTAGAATAGCGATAGAACTCAGTATTTGAACTTAATGTTGAGCTTATGTTATTTGGAATTTTTGTAGTTTTTCCATATTTACAACTAATTATAACTTTCTTAATAGGTACACATTCCTTCATATACTGTATTCTCAAACTTCCCAGtgttcagaagaaagcaaatttaTCTTACTCAGTCTATGGACTTTTCTCCCAGAAGTGGTTTTTTTTCTATAGCAAATAATAAAGGCAAAGCTCTATTGTATAGGTATGTATTAAATTAAGTTCATTAATTccagaagatgtttttttctgttaa from Apteryx mantelli isolate bAptMan1 chromosome 19, bAptMan1.hap1, whole genome shotgun sequence encodes:
- the UTP18 gene encoding U3 small nucleolar RNA-associated protein 18 homolog, with product MGRAAAAARAGGQRRPKVAAAAAKKKKKKKKMAKQLQPLAEAATQEAEEAARRGRHLRALCGASGAERALEELVFGDSLVAEEGELLQRLAGPPPLRATERGNLLRDSSDSEVENEAKDNFLPSKKPAWVDDEDEAEEKIDMTHRYKKDMMKSDAEKTLSKKQFKKRLQEEFQRAMGGVPAWADRENRKKSRRTASDSDSDEDDDLLCRTGNFISNSESLPRGVLQMKSCLPANQERLAGGKLSTVQFHPSAQVILTAGRDRSVSLFQVDGIKNPKIQSIYLESFPIYKACFSADGEQVIATGTHHKMFYVYDMMGGSIIPVHQVRGMEEKFVKNFEVSPDGSFMLLTGTSGYLHLLSMKTKELISTMKVNGRSTASAFTPDSSKIYTYSKEGEVFIWDVKSRKCLHRFEDEGSLEGKCIAVSRNNQYVACGSVSGVVNLYTTDVCLKENNPKPVKAIMNLVTPATSVTFNPTTEILAVASNEADEAVKLVHIPSYTVFSNFPVFRRKQIYLTQSMDFSPRSGFFSIANNKGKALLYRLKHYSDF